A window of Fodinibius salinus contains these coding sequences:
- a CDS encoding lamin tail domain-containing protein, producing MGTRIRIKLLISAICCTLLALGLTVQPALSQLSAGDVVFTGFNSDSPGDGFAVVLLSSVSGGQQIHFTSEGWNGSDFTGAGGSITWQAPAGGITAGTVLTFSDVEDVPWVNLGTVTDDTDMDLSGSGDVIYAFLGSDKDTPETPSSSAFLGTISSDLALYSQPDGTEGTLANTGLTEDGNEVILLPDNVDNAEYIGDRNGNTPDGYRTLVNDVGTKEATDDNWDIYNGNDVAPFPSFNDESFAIFSPPTIAFTSSTASGDEGNSVNLTVELVQATNADVDVDVVFLGSSSSAVSSDINNFSSQTVRFKEASTGATKNISIPIAESDGFENTEKAVFQVQNNTAGSIITPKLLTLTINDKDAPDVVINELLTEPHTDASGDVNGDGSRSASDDEFIEIVNNESTEIDISGWQLSADGETNVIHTFPDGTVLGAGKAIVVFGGGTPASGFGNAIIQTSTETGLSFTNSSGNVRLLDASGNVLQDIVYGGTGEPNAGDGQSVTRDPDISGSFVKHSNAKGSSGAIFSPGTKIDGTAFGSATYAIGIRGSEGWRMVSTPTSGTSVSDLFGGLWMQGITGSDDPSGDGTVFSWDEAAGSFTAPAGISSTLTPGKGYIVYVFEDNELSTPGVQGGFPKIVNTDNAENASPVSIQVTANDNDNNSTIDNNEGWNLLGNPFGTDISVDALIAALKTVDPNVNTNILVWNSDTDSYETLSSGDTIAPFQAFFVRYTIDGVSGTVNLNRSNLAANTGATFYKKRNETESEFSISLHGSEYSDPFHVSFSEGGEVALDPHDAYKLFSLDPNAINLYGVEGANKLLKDELPENLDKKIEIPLGFVAPDRQELRFKWKGLRSLPAGWTVTLIDRELKQEVDLSRISEYKFTADIPLNNDSPTKEDPLYAKTSEGNSDVRFVLAINPGMAAGASDNKLPNTVKLNPNYPNPFNPRTTLSFELTQESDVTLTIWNMIGQKVTTLVDGVREAGEHTESWNASNLPSGIYIARFEVGTQVFTRKMTLIK from the coding sequence ATGGGAACAAGGATACGAATTAAACTTTTAATTTCAGCCATCTGTTGTACGCTTCTTGCTTTAGGCCTAACCGTACAACCTGCTTTAAGCCAGCTCTCTGCCGGGGATGTTGTATTTACAGGGTTTAATAGTGATAGCCCGGGAGATGGTTTTGCTGTTGTATTGTTGAGTAGTGTCTCAGGAGGTCAGCAAATACATTTCACAAGCGAAGGATGGAATGGGAGCGACTTTACTGGGGCTGGCGGTAGTATAACTTGGCAAGCACCGGCTGGAGGTATTACTGCAGGTACTGTGTTGACATTTAGTGATGTCGAAGATGTACCATGGGTGAACCTAGGAACGGTTACGGACGATACAGATATGGATTTGTCTGGTTCTGGTGACGTGATCTATGCATTTCTAGGGTCCGATAAGGATACTCCTGAAACTCCTAGTAGTAGTGCATTCCTCGGTACCATATCTTCAGATCTGGCTTTATACAGCCAGCCGGATGGGACTGAGGGAACATTAGCTAATACAGGACTCACCGAAGATGGCAACGAAGTAATATTGCTCCCGGACAATGTTGATAACGCCGAATACATCGGTGACCGAAATGGCAATACCCCTGATGGTTATCGTACTTTAGTGAATGATGTCGGAACCAAGGAGGCTACAGATGATAATTGGGATATCTACAATGGCAATGACGTAGCACCCTTTCCATCTTTTAATGATGAGTCTTTTGCTATTTTTTCGCCGCCAACAATAGCGTTTACGTCATCAACGGCATCTGGTGATGAAGGAAACTCTGTAAACTTAACGGTTGAGCTTGTGCAGGCTACTAATGCAGATGTTGATGTCGATGTTGTATTTTTGGGTAGTTCAAGCTCAGCAGTCAGCAGTGATATAAATAATTTTTCTTCCCAGACGGTGCGTTTTAAGGAGGCATCTACCGGGGCTACAAAAAACATTTCTATTCCTATAGCCGAGAGTGATGGTTTTGAAAATACTGAAAAAGCTGTATTCCAGGTGCAAAACAATACAGCCGGCTCTATTATTACTCCGAAGTTACTGACGCTCACGATCAACGATAAAGATGCACCGGATGTGGTTATTAATGAGCTTTTAACAGAGCCACACACAGACGCTTCTGGAGATGTAAATGGAGATGGAAGTAGAAGTGCCAGTGATGATGAATTTATAGAGATAGTCAATAATGAATCAACGGAAATAGATATTTCAGGCTGGCAGTTGTCTGCCGATGGGGAGACAAATGTAATTCACACCTTTCCTGATGGAACAGTACTAGGGGCTGGAAAAGCAATAGTAGTTTTTGGAGGAGGAACACCTGCAAGTGGTTTTGGGAATGCAATTATTCAGACTAGCACAGAAACAGGATTAAGTTTTACCAACAGTAGTGGTAATGTAAGACTATTAGACGCATCTGGTAACGTTTTGCAAGATATTGTTTATGGTGGTACGGGCGAACCAAATGCAGGTGATGGCCAATCTGTTACTCGTGATCCTGATATTTCGGGTTCATTCGTAAAACATTCTAATGCAAAAGGTTCAAGTGGAGCAATATTTTCACCCGGCACTAAAATAGATGGTACTGCCTTTGGTTCTGCCACCTATGCCATCGGCATTCGGGGCAGTGAAGGCTGGCGAATGGTTTCTACTCCTACCTCGGGCACTTCTGTTAGCGATTTGTTTGGGGGACTATGGATGCAGGGAATAACGGGTTCTGATGATCCCTCGGGTGATGGAACTGTCTTTTCTTGGGATGAAGCAGCGGGGTCGTTTACTGCGCCGGCAGGTATTAGCTCTACGCTAACACCCGGCAAAGGTTATATCGTCTATGTTTTTGAAGATAATGAACTTAGCACTCCGGGTGTGCAGGGTGGTTTCCCCAAAATTGTAAACACTGATAATGCTGAGAATGCCAGTCCCGTGAGTATCCAGGTTACGGCAAATGACAACGATAATAATTCCACTATTGATAATAATGAAGGATGGAATCTGCTGGGAAATCCGTTTGGGACGGATATTTCTGTAGATGCTCTTATTGCTGCACTTAAAACGGTGGATCCCAACGTAAATACGAATATCTTGGTCTGGAATTCTGATACCGATAGCTACGAGACATTAAGCAGCGGTGATACTATAGCACCTTTCCAGGCCTTCTTTGTTCGATATACCATAGATGGAGTCAGTGGAACGGTGAACTTAAATAGAAGTAATTTGGCTGCCAATACTGGTGCGACATTTTATAAAAAACGAAATGAAACAGAATCTGAGTTTAGCATCAGCTTGCATGGATCGGAATATTCAGATCCTTTCCATGTATCCTTTAGTGAAGGAGGAGAGGTAGCTCTTGATCCCCATGATGCTTATAAATTGTTTTCACTGGATCCCAACGCTATTAACCTGTACGGGGTTGAGGGGGCAAACAAATTACTTAAAGACGAACTGCCCGAAAATTTAGATAAAAAAATTGAAATTCCACTCGGCTTTGTTGCCCCTGATCGCCAAGAGCTTCGTTTTAAGTGGAAAGGCTTGCGCAGTTTGCCTGCTGGATGGACAGTTACGCTTATCGACCGCGAGCTGAAACAGGAAGTAGATCTTTCAAGAATAAGTGAATATAAATTTACTGCTGATATACCGCTTAATAATGATTCCCCTACTAAAGAAGACCCCCTATATGCTAAAACCAGCGAAGGCAACAGTGATGTTCGTTTTGTGCTTGCGATAAATCCCGGTATGGCTGCTGGCGCATCAGATAATAAGTTACCTAATACAGTCAAATTGAATCCTAACTATCCGAACCCGTTTAATCCCAGAACCACGCTTTCGTTTGAACTTACGCAGGAGTCGGATGTTACCTTAACCATTTGGAATATGATTGGTCAAAAAGTGACTACGCTGGTGGATGGAGTTCGTGAGGCGGGCGAACATACCGAGTCATGGAATGCATCAAATTTGCCCAGTGGCATTTATATTGCCCGTTTTGAAGTTGGAACTCAAGTATTTACTCGAAAAATGACATTGATAAAATAG
- a CDS encoding aldo/keto reductase: protein MQYKNIQGLDVPEIGLGTYKLHDRQCEQTVRTALDIGYRHIDTAQMYKNEQAIGEALNVSNVPREDIFLSTKIWHTNLEADDVLQTTEESLRQMDTPYVDLLMIHWPNEQYDLRATIESMLVLRDQGKAMNIGVSNFPLPLLKKVNEEIRAPIFCNQVEFHPFIDQLDLLDYAIENDIMVTAYSPLAQGKVTENEQMKQIAEKYDKTPAQLSLRWLIEQENVVAIPKASSEEHLQENFEVFDFYLEDEDFEAIDQFEKNTRLVNPSFAPDWG from the coding sequence ATGCAATATAAAAATATACAGGGTTTGGATGTGCCCGAAATAGGTCTCGGAACCTATAAGTTACACGATCGGCAGTGCGAACAAACAGTTCGAACTGCACTAGACATAGGATATCGTCATATTGATACTGCACAAATGTATAAAAATGAGCAGGCCATTGGCGAAGCACTTAATGTATCTAACGTTCCCAGGGAAGATATTTTTCTAAGCACTAAAATCTGGCATACAAATCTCGAGGCCGATGATGTACTACAGACAACCGAAGAGAGCCTCCGTCAGATGGACACCCCCTATGTGGACTTGTTAATGATTCACTGGCCTAACGAGCAGTATGATTTACGTGCTACCATTGAATCAATGTTAGTACTGCGGGATCAGGGTAAGGCCATGAACATTGGAGTCAGCAACTTTCCTCTTCCTTTACTTAAAAAAGTAAATGAGGAAATTCGTGCTCCCATTTTCTGTAATCAGGTCGAATTTCATCCCTTTATTGATCAGCTTGATCTGCTGGACTATGCTATCGAAAATGATATTATGGTCACCGCTTACAGTCCGCTGGCACAAGGCAAGGTTACTGAGAATGAACAGATGAAGCAGATTGCTGAAAAGTATGATAAAACGCCGGCCCAATTGTCGCTACGCTGGCTGATAGAGCAGGAAAATGTAGTAGCTATTCCCAAAGCATCGAGCGAAGAGCATCTGCAGGAGAATTTCGAAGTTTTCGATTTTTATCTCGAAGATGAGGATTTCGAAGCTATTGACCAGTTCGAAAAAAATACGCGTTTGGTTAATCCAAGCTTTGCTCCCGATTGGGGATAA
- a CDS encoding acyl-[acyl-carrier-protein] thioesterase gives MPQQFIYEEEFKIRASEIGADKKATLAAICSLLQEVAGNHALQLEFDITDLQQQKMTWVLHRLNIQIHRFPDWRETITIKTWPSGGDGLRAHRDFLLLDESGHTVGKSLSYWLILDMDKRRPIRIPKDILQNVPRDTEHVLPVTDPAFEEIGNSEHSNSFEVRKTDLDLNEHVNNVRYIEWALSSMPEDKKLSKIDIKFIAEAVLGDNIIAEYTSTPKERFQIKRRSDEAVLALAHAT, from the coding sequence ATGCCGCAACAATTCATTTATGAAGAGGAATTCAAGATTCGTGCATCCGAAATCGGGGCAGATAAAAAAGCTACACTGGCGGCCATCTGTAGCCTACTGCAAGAAGTAGCCGGTAATCATGCCCTGCAGCTTGAATTTGATATTACCGATCTGCAGCAACAAAAAATGACATGGGTGTTGCACCGTCTCAACATACAGATCCATCGTTTCCCCGACTGGAGAGAAACGATTACTATTAAAACCTGGCCGTCAGGGGGAGACGGACTCCGTGCCCACCGCGATTTTTTATTGCTTGATGAAAGTGGCCATACTGTCGGCAAATCCCTGAGCTATTGGCTCATCTTAGATATGGATAAACGGCGTCCCATACGAATCCCAAAAGATATATTGCAAAATGTGCCTCGGGATACGGAGCACGTTCTGCCAGTTACCGATCCTGCATTCGAGGAGATTGGAAATAGTGAACATTCTAACTCGTTTGAAGTACGAAAGACCGATCTGGACCTCAATGAGCACGTCAATAACGTGCGATATATTGAATGGGCGCTTTCTTCTATGCCTGAGGATAAAAAGCTATCCAAAATAGATATCAAATTTATAGCAGAAGCCGTACTTGGAGATAATATAATTGCCGAATATACCTCAACCCCCAAAGAGCGGTTTCAAATCAAGCGCCGCTCTGATGAAGCCGTACTGGCCTTGGCCCATGCGACCTAA
- a CDS encoding efflux RND transporter permease subunit has translation MKITDISIRRPVTTIMIFISFVVIGIIASRMVPLEYFPDISFPGAYVTVPYPNSTPQEIEENIARPIEEAIATISGIERINSTSSENQAGIFVEFKMGSNISLKAMEVKEKIDGIRNQLPDDLERFTINKFSAQDEPMMTLRISSKRDLSNAYDLLDRNLKQRIERLSGVAQVDLYGVEKKQIRIELIPGRLKAHNVDLNSLSQNLREVNFSVTAGNIEEAGKRYLVRPTGELTTPADFARLVVGPNQLKLSDIATVSYGKPDRNYGRHLDQKYAIGLDIFKESGANTVAVGERVLSEIDAVNKLPEMRGIKIFEMNNQAEGIVSSLWELFKAGLLGALFSILILYLFLRRISTTLIVALAVPFSLIVALGLLYFLDLSLNILSMMGLMLAVGMLVDNAVVVTENIHRNQHLIDNKKEAVKQGVKQVGMAVTAGTLTTIIVFLPNIISEESMIAVQLYHVAVTIILALTASLLISLTVIPLLTLRSAPPEQTDELHIINKLQDWYSGALSWLLKRRYTSSFIILGTLLSVIIPMNITNIDMFPSSESRELYLHYNINDSYTLERVEESVTKIEEYLYAHKKELEIDAVYSYFEPNSATSTILLTGDDEAEKDVTTIKKAIGDELPKLAIGKPSFEYRDRTGGNELRVFVIGESSKVLTQLADEVVRRLQDVPGLADVRSEAETGTEEVQLQVDRQRARNVGVSTQQVASIVSNSMRGINLRRVRGDYGETDVVLSMQESDRQTIQDLMALPVNTPDTNTVTLSSLADYQMSSGPRSIQRENRQTSLGITINLDDITKSEAEQRIFPVLNQINYPAGYGWNKGRSFEQDQNAMNEMMLNMLLAIFLIYLVMASLFESVLFPSSIITSIIFGVVGVFWFFMMTGTTFSFMAMIGILILMGIVVNNGIVLIDHIHQLRQSGLERFEAIITGGRDRMRPILMTAATTVLGLLPLCFGNTQIGGDGPPYFPMARAIVGGLTFSTVVTLFILPAVYLILDDIKCWGIRVWRSGTSD, from the coding sequence ATGAAGATCACTGATATCTCAATTCGTCGGCCGGTAACCACCATTATGATATTTATCAGTTTTGTGGTGATAGGTATCATTGCCAGCCGCATGGTGCCGCTAGAATATTTCCCCGATATTTCCTTCCCCGGAGCCTATGTTACCGTGCCCTATCCCAACTCAACACCTCAAGAAATTGAAGAAAATATTGCGCGTCCCATTGAGGAGGCCATCGCTACGATTAGCGGTATCGAGCGGATTAATTCTACATCAAGTGAAAACCAAGCCGGCATTTTTGTAGAGTTTAAGATGGGCTCTAACATCAGCCTGAAAGCGATGGAGGTAAAAGAAAAAATTGACGGTATTCGCAACCAGCTTCCCGATGATCTGGAACGTTTTACCATCAATAAATTTTCGGCACAAGATGAACCAATGATGACGCTTCGGATCTCCAGTAAGCGGGATCTTTCTAACGCCTATGATCTGCTTGATCGTAATTTAAAACAGCGCATTGAACGCCTCTCCGGGGTGGCGCAGGTTGATCTATATGGCGTAGAAAAAAAACAAATCCGCATTGAACTTATCCCCGGGCGGCTTAAAGCACATAATGTTGATCTTAATTCCTTAAGCCAAAACCTTCGGGAAGTAAACTTTTCGGTAACAGCAGGTAACATAGAAGAAGCCGGTAAGCGATATCTAGTTCGTCCTACCGGAGAGCTGACAACTCCTGCAGATTTTGCCCGCTTGGTGGTGGGACCTAACCAGCTGAAACTCAGCGACATTGCTACTGTCAGTTACGGGAAACCTGATCGAAATTACGGACGTCATCTTGATCAAAAATATGCTATCGGTCTGGATATCTTTAAAGAATCGGGAGCCAATACGGTGGCTGTAGGCGAACGCGTACTTTCCGAAATTGATGCCGTTAACAAACTCCCTGAGATGCGCGGTATTAAAATTTTTGAAATGAACAATCAGGCTGAAGGGATTGTCAGTTCACTTTGGGAACTTTTTAAAGCAGGTCTGCTGGGCGCCTTGTTCTCTATTCTTATTCTATACCTATTCCTCCGCCGCATCAGCACAACCCTTATAGTAGCCCTAGCCGTGCCTTTTTCACTAATTGTTGCGCTGGGACTACTATATTTCTTGGACTTATCTCTCAACATTTTATCAATGATGGGGCTAATGCTGGCGGTAGGTATGCTTGTAGATAACGCTGTTGTAGTAACCGAAAATATCCATCGAAACCAGCACCTAATTGATAATAAAAAAGAGGCTGTCAAACAGGGCGTCAAGCAGGTAGGCATGGCTGTTACGGCAGGTACCTTAACTACGATAATCGTATTCCTGCCGAATATTATTAGTGAAGAATCTATGATTGCCGTCCAGCTGTACCACGTTGCTGTAACTATCATTTTGGCTCTTACCGCTTCCCTCCTTATTTCGCTGACTGTTATTCCGTTGCTAACACTACGCAGTGCTCCACCAGAGCAAACTGATGAATTACATATCATTAACAAATTACAGGATTGGTATTCCGGTGCGCTCTCTTGGCTGCTCAAACGGCGATATACTTCCTCATTCATTATTCTCGGAACACTTTTGAGCGTCATTATCCCAATGAATATTACTAATATCGATATGTTTCCCTCTTCCGAATCACGGGAATTGTATCTACACTATAATATCAACGATAGCTACACACTTGAGCGCGTCGAAGAGTCGGTAACAAAAATTGAGGAGTATCTTTATGCACATAAGAAAGAGCTGGAAATTGATGCTGTCTATTCCTATTTCGAGCCCAACAGTGCCACTTCTACCATTTTATTGACTGGCGACGATGAGGCTGAAAAAGATGTGACTACCATTAAAAAGGCTATTGGGGATGAGCTTCCAAAACTTGCTATCGGCAAGCCTTCATTTGAATACCGCGATCGCACGGGCGGAAACGAACTGCGTGTTTTTGTGATCGGTGAATCCTCAAAAGTGCTTACACAACTGGCTGATGAGGTTGTCCGCCGCCTGCAGGATGTGCCCGGACTGGCTGATGTACGCTCAGAAGCCGAAACCGGTACCGAAGAAGTACAACTACAGGTTGATCGACAACGAGCACGTAATGTGGGAGTTTCCACTCAACAGGTGGCAAGTATTGTCTCTAATTCCATGCGAGGTATCAACCTGCGGAGAGTCCGCGGGGATTACGGCGAAACCGACGTAGTGTTAAGCATGCAGGAATCCGATCGACAAACGATACAAGACCTGATGGCTCTGCCGGTAAATACTCCGGATACAAATACGGTGACTCTTTCCTCCCTCGCAGACTATCAAATGAGTTCGGGTCCCCGAAGCATCCAGCGAGAAAATCGTCAAACATCGCTTGGTATCACAATTAACCTGGATGATATCACTAAGAGCGAAGCTGAACAACGTATCTTCCCTGTTCTAAATCAGATTAACTATCCCGCAGGCTATGGGTGGAACAAGGGACGTAGTTTTGAGCAGGACCAAAATGCCATGAATGAGATGATGCTTAATATGCTATTGGCTATCTTTTTAATTTATCTGGTGATGGCCTCCCTGTTTGAATCTGTATTATTCCCATCCAGCATTATCACTTCCATCATTTTTGGCGTTGTTGGGGTCTTCTGGTTCTTTATGATGACAGGCACCACCTTTTCATTCATGGCTATGATAGGTATCCTTATTTTGATGGGTATTGTCGTCAACAATGGCATTGTGCTGATCGATCATATTCATCAGCTCCGCCAATCTGGCTTGGAACGCTTCGAGGCAATCATTACTGGCGGACGAGACCGCATGCGTCCCATTCTGATGACGGCCGCCACTACCGTCTTGGGACTACTTCCACTTTGCTTTGGCAATACACAAATTGGCGGTGACGGTCCGCCCTACTTTCCCATGGCACGAGCTATTGTCGGGGGACTCACCTTTTCAACAGTCGTAACCCTTTTTATTCTCCCCGCTGTATATCTAATTCTGGATGATATAAAATGCTGGGGCATCAGAGTGTGGCGCAGCGGTACTAGTGATTAG
- a CDS encoding efflux RND transporter permease subunit — translation MKVIDFSIRRKVTIAMFTIGIILFGFVALSRLNINLLPELSYPTLTVRTEFEGAAPAEVENLVSKPIEEALGVVKNVQQVRSISRSGQSDVTLEFAWGTDMDFASIDVREKLDALQLPLEVEQPVILRFDPTLDPIMRYAFYLEDDESENDIIASVAAKQDSSRQNITQLKKLRRFADEQIKKDLQSALGVASTKISGGLKEEIQVSVDQQRLAHLNIPIQQITRVLEAENVNLSGGRLEEGTQQYLVRTLNQFQNIDDIKNVVVTSNNGSPVYLKDLADITQGYKERKAITRLNGQEAVEIAIYKEGDANTVNVASNVESQIDNIAERLPEGMAVTKIYDQSTFISSAVGEVVDAGIIGGILAVIILYLFLRNLWATVIISLSIPVSVIATFNLMYGNDITLNIMSLGGIALGIGLLVDNSIVVLENISRHREMGKGPLQAAKDGAGEVGMAVVASTLTTIAVFFPLVFVHGIAGQLFRDQALTVTFSLLASLVVAITLIPMMSSLAGREKPEVKKPELREPKTKVGGWLRKTRLFVFETIPAFCIGVGKKIIHTISKWISVLITPLLNGFDDAFSSIEERYPNLLRWSLRHRFAVISFAFLSLLGTLMLVPQLGMELIPSLSQGEFNVEFQLPPGTPIEQTDRALQKVQHVAQDISVINTTFAVAGTGNQLDASPSQGGENWGELNVTLAGAADRPLEEETMHKLRADLQRIPGLEYNFSRPSLFTFETPVEVEITGYNLDKLTTVSNKILHKIEGKDRFTDVKSTMKQGNPEIQINFNRSKAASLGLQVHEVADLVVSKVRGDVATRYSWRNEKIDVLVRAKKQDRSSFADIKNLIVNPDSRSPIPLSSIADIKIANGPSEIRRVAQQRVALVTANLQYGDLGSAAQEIQSIIDNTTIPSGLQASISGQNEEMSDSFQSLLFALSLAVFLVYLVMASQFESLLHPFIILFTIPLALVGAILGLWITGSTISVVVFIGLILLTGIVVNNAIVLVDLINQLREQGMSKIKAILEGGKSRLRPILMTTLTTALGLLPLALGFGDGAELRAPMAITVIAGLIVATLLTLVVIPTMYAIMDRKVYNDIEPKSEV, via the coding sequence ATGAAAGTGATTGATTTTTCCATCCGGCGAAAAGTGACGATTGCAATGTTCACTATCGGCATTATCCTCTTTGGGTTCGTTGCCCTCAGCCGACTAAATATTAACCTACTTCCTGAGCTCAGTTATCCTACTTTAACTGTCCGCACTGAATTTGAAGGAGCGGCGCCTGCAGAAGTTGAAAACTTGGTTTCCAAACCTATTGAAGAAGCACTGGGTGTTGTAAAAAATGTACAGCAGGTACGCTCTATTTCAAGATCGGGCCAGTCTGATGTAACGCTGGAGTTTGCATGGGGTACCGATATGGATTTTGCCAGTATCGACGTACGCGAAAAACTTGATGCATTGCAATTACCACTGGAGGTAGAGCAACCGGTCATTTTACGGTTTGATCCCACCCTTGACCCTATTATGAGGTACGCCTTTTACCTGGAAGATGATGAATCCGAAAATGATATCATTGCATCAGTTGCCGCAAAGCAGGATTCATCTCGGCAGAACATAACTCAACTTAAAAAGCTACGCCGATTTGCTGATGAACAAATAAAAAAAGATTTGCAGTCGGCACTGGGAGTCGCATCAACAAAAATAAGCGGGGGACTCAAGGAAGAAATACAAGTATCTGTTGATCAACAGCGGTTGGCTCACTTGAATATCCCTATACAACAAATTACAAGGGTACTTGAAGCAGAAAATGTCAATCTTTCCGGTGGACGTCTGGAAGAAGGGACCCAACAATATCTGGTTCGTACGCTCAACCAGTTCCAAAATATTGATGATATTAAGAACGTGGTAGTGACCAGCAATAACGGTTCACCCGTTTATTTAAAAGATCTTGCTGACATTACTCAGGGATACAAGGAGCGCAAAGCTATTACACGCCTAAACGGACAAGAGGCAGTTGAAATTGCAATCTATAAAGAGGGCGATGCCAATACGGTAAATGTAGCGTCAAATGTAGAATCCCAAATAGACAATATCGCCGAACGATTGCCCGAAGGCATGGCGGTAACAAAAATTTATGACCAATCTACCTTTATTTCATCAGCTGTGGGCGAAGTTGTGGACGCAGGTATTATCGGCGGTATTTTAGCTGTCATCATCCTGTACCTGTTCCTTCGCAATTTGTGGGCTACTGTTATCATTTCGCTTTCTATTCCTGTTTCGGTCATTGCCACTTTTAACCTGATGTACGGCAATGATATCACTCTCAACATTATGTCGCTGGGTGGTATTGCCCTGGGAATTGGCCTGCTGGTAGATAACTCTATTGTAGTGCTCGAAAATATATCGAGGCATCGCGAGATGGGTAAAGGTCCGCTACAGGCTGCCAAAGACGGCGCGGGGGAAGTGGGAATGGCGGTTGTTGCCTCTACCCTCACAACTATTGCCGTATTCTTTCCCCTCGTTTTTGTTCACGGCATTGCGGGTCAGCTATTCCGTGACCAGGCACTTACAGTTACCTTTTCACTGCTGGCCTCACTAGTTGTAGCAATCACGCTCATCCCCATGATGTCGTCACTGGCGGGCCGAGAAAAGCCTGAAGTTAAAAAACCTGAACTTCGTGAGCCCAAAACAAAAGTAGGCGGATGGTTGCGCAAAACACGTCTCTTTGTATTCGAAACTATACCCGCATTTTGTATCGGTGTTGGCAAAAAGATAATACATACGATCAGCAAATGGATATCGGTGTTAATTACTCCCCTACTCAACGGCTTTGACGACGCATTCTCTTCTATTGAAGAACGATATCCGAACCTGCTCAGGTGGTCGCTGCGCCATCGGTTTGCCGTTATTTCTTTTGCATTCTTATCACTGCTCGGTACGCTAATGCTGGTCCCACAACTTGGGATGGAGTTAATCCCCTCGCTTTCGCAGGGAGAATTTAATGTAGAATTTCAGCTTCCGCCCGGTACACCTATTGAACAAACCGACCGCGCTCTCCAAAAAGTACAGCATGTAGCTCAAGATATATCAGTTATCAACACGACTTTTGCAGTAGCAGGAACAGGTAACCAGTTGGACGCCAGTCCCAGCCAGGGCGGCGAAAACTGGGGAGAGCTTAATGTAACACTGGCTGGCGCTGCGGACCGCCCACTTGAGGAGGAAACTATGCATAAGCTACGGGCTGACCTGCAGCGTATCCCCGGGCTGGAATATAACTTTTCGCGTCCATCACTCTTTACCTTTGAGACACCAGTTGAAGTAGAAATAACCGGATATAACCTGGATAAACTTACCACTGTCAGTAATAAAATTTTGCATAAAATCGAGGGCAAAGACCGCTTCACGGATGTAAAATCAACAATGAAACAGGGAAATCCCGAAATACAAATCAATTTTAATCGTTCAAAAGCAGCATCTTTGGGCCTGCAGGTTCACGAGGTAGCTGATCTTGTTGTTAGTAAAGTACGCGGTGATGTAGCCACTCGATATTCGTGGCGAAACGAAAAAATTGATGTGCTCGTCCGCGCGAAAAAACAGGATCGTTCCTCCTTTGCTGATATCAAAAATCTTATTGTTAATCCAGACAGTCGATCTCCGATACCACTCTCAAGTATTGCAGATATCAAAATCGCTAACGGACCTAGTGAAATCCGGAGAGTTGCGCAGCAGCGAGTGGCACTGGTTACAGCCAATTTGCAGTATGGTGATTTGGGATCAGCGGCGCAAGAAATTCAATCTATTATTGACAATACGACGATCCCCAGCGGTCTGCAAGCCAGTATAAGCGGACAAAACGAAGAAATGTCTGATTCATTTCAGTCACTGCTATTTGCATTATCACTAGCAGTATTTCTGGTCTATTTGGTGATGGCCTCACAGTTCGAATCGCTTTTACACCCGTTTATCATCCTTTTTACGATTCCGTTGGCGCTAGTAGGTGCCATACTGGGGCTTTGGATTACCGGCTCTACCATCAGCGTAGTCGTATTTATTGGTCTCATATTGCTTACCGGTATTGTCGTAAACAACGCTATTGTACTTGTTGATCTGATTAACCAGCTTCGCGAACAAGGTATGAGCAAAATTAAAGCCATCCTGGAAGGCGGCAAGTCGAGACTACGTCCCATTTTGATGACAACGCTTACCACAGCGCTGGGGCTGTTGCCGCTTGCACTGGGATTTGGAGACGGTGCAGAGCTGCGTGCACCTATGGCTATTACCGTAATTGCAGGTCTTATTGTCGCCACACTACTAACGCTAGTGGTCATCCCAACGATGTACGCTATCATGGATCGCAAGGTGTATAATGATATAGAACCAAAATCAGAAGTTTAA